GTAGATTCCCGAGTGGCGGAACATGCGCGAGGGAAACACCGGAATGGCCACCATGTGACGGCGCTCGGCGAAGACGGAACCTAGGTACCACGCGAAACTCATCTCGGACACGTGGAACTCGGCGTGCCGCAACATTCGGTGGAAGCTCTCCGGCATCTCCATAGCGATGTAGTTCAGATCCACCCCCTCGACAGCGACGCGACCGTCGACGAGCGCGCGAGTACGGTCATAGTTCCAGCAGGCCAGATCGATGGGCAGACCCATACGAAGCATCTCCTTGTTCGAGGTTGACTCTTTACATGCGCGGACCCTGCGGAAGTCACGGTTTGGGCCCCGCCAGCCCGCTATCGGGCACGAGCCCGCTTCGACGCTGCACAGAGCGTTCCCAATGCAGGAGCAGCACCGACAAAACGATGCCCACCAGCGAGATCAGGATGAACACCGACAGGATGTTCTCGGTCTGGTTGAGGTTGAGGTAAGCGACCAGCCGGTTCCCGAGGCCGCTGCTGGATCCGAACATCTCAGCGACTACGAGGCCCAGGAAGGTGAGGCTCGCACCCATCCTTACGGCCTCCGCGACTACAGGCGCGAGCGACGGCAGAAGAATGTAGCGACACTTCTGCAAGAACGACAAGTTGTACACACGAGCCAGCTTAATCTGGATGGCCGGAATGCCTCGAGTTCCCTCCATTACCAGCAGTATCACGGGGATGATCCCATGGAAGATCGAAAACAGAACCAGCGTCGAGAACCCGATTTTGAAGACCAACAGGAAGATCGGGTAGATGGCTATCTTTGGGATGGCATAGATCGTGAGCAAGATCGGACGCAGTACCTCGGTCCAGAACTCGCTGAGCCCGACAAGAAACCCGATGAGCACCCCTAGCACGGCGGTCGCAATCATCGCGATGACTAGCACCGTTAGGGTGCTGCGAAGGTCCGGATACCAGTCGGGCAGGTTTGAGACGAACGCCGTTCCTGTCTCGGCCGGAGACGCGAATACATTCTCTCCCACAACGACGTAGAGGATCTGCCAGCCGATCAGCAGTGCGGCGACAAGCGCGAGATGGCCCCACGCGAGAGAAGCCGGCCGCTTGCGACGAGGCAGCAATCTCCGACCAGCTGAACCAGCCCGACTCAAGTGTGTCTGGCTCATGATCCCACCGTCTCCATCGCAAAAGTCGCCTTCGATAACGCATACATAAGGCCGTTGAGGACCAGCGCCGTGACCACGACGATCGTGATACCCGCATAGGTCTCGACCAGCTGGTAGGAGTTGTATGAAAACTGGATGTAGTAGCCGAGGCCACTTGTCCCGGTCAAGAACTCTCCACCTACCACCCCAATGATTGCGTATGCGATCGCTAACCTGACCCCGACGAGGATCTGTGGTACCGCTGAGGGGAAGTAGATCCGCCGCAGCATGCGGAACTGACCCAGGCGCAGCGAGCGCCCAAGCCGCACATGAATCGGGGCCGTCTTACGCAAACCGATCACCACGTTCGCTGTCATCGCGGCGAAGCCCAGCAGCGACGCCAGCAGAATAAGCGAGAGGGGCCCCGCCCCGACGAGACTGAGTAGCACCGGATAGAACGCGAACGCCGGAATCGAGTAGTAGAGCGTGAGGTATGGGTTTGCGGTGGCATAGGCCCGAGGAAAGCGCCAAAGCACCGTCCCCATGACAAGCCCCGACACGATCGCCAAAATGGTGCTCAAGAGTATGATGCTTACGGTCTTCCAGATCGTGTCGAGGAAAAAGACCGGGTCGGCCACGAGTTCCCCTGCCCGCACCAGGGTGGTCGTCGCAGGCACCCACGAAAAAGGATCAAGTACGGTCCGCGCGAGCGCCTCATAGACCACGAAGATCGCCACCAGCATAATCGTCCTCGTTAAGAGGATTAGGCGTCGTCTATTCATGGTCACCCCGACGCAGACGCAACGTCATCGCTCACCCGCACGCCTTCCAGGCTCATGAGGCATGTCCACAGCGTGTGCGTGATGCGGGCGTAGTCGGCACTGGCGAGCGTGGCGAGCGTTCGTGGCTTCGAGAGCGGCACGTCGAAGCTCTCTTGG
The nucleotide sequence above comes from Nocardioides massiliensis. Encoded proteins:
- a CDS encoding ABC transporter permease, with translation MSQTHLSRAGSAGRRLLPRRKRPASLAWGHLALVAALLIGWQILYVVVGENVFASPAETGTAFVSNLPDWYPDLRSTLTVLVIAMIATAVLGVLIGFLVGLSEFWTEVLRPILLTIYAIPKIAIYPIFLLVFKIGFSTLVLFSIFHGIIPVILLVMEGTRGIPAIQIKLARVYNLSFLQKCRYILLPSLAPVVAEAVRMGASLTFLGLVVAEMFGSSSGLGNRLVAYLNLNQTENILSVFILISLVGIVLSVLLLHWERSVQRRSGLVPDSGLAGPKP
- a CDS encoding ABC transporter permease, which encodes MAIFVVYEALARTVLDPFSWVPATTTLVRAGELVADPVFFLDTIWKTVSIILLSTILAIVSGLVMGTVLWRFPRAYATANPYLTLYYSIPAFAFYPVLLSLVGAGPLSLILLASLLGFAAMTANVVIGLRKTAPIHVRLGRSLRLGQFRMLRRIYFPSAVPQILVGVRLAIAYAIIGVVGGEFLTGTSGLGYYIQFSYNSYQLVETYAGITIVVVTALVLNGLMYALSKATFAMETVGS